In one Sulfitobacter sp. LCG007 genomic region, the following are encoded:
- a CDS encoding ligase-associated DNA damage response DEXH box helicase, with protein MAALPPVLSNWFATRGWHVHPHQQAMLERADAPALLLIAPTGGGKTLAGFLPTLADLAADPRAGLHTLYVSPLKALAADIRRNLSAPVAEMDLPIRIGDRTGDTSATEKKRQRADPPHILLTTPESLALLTSYEDAPRMFSGLKRVVVDEIHALAESKRGDQLMLALGRLQRLCPGLRRVGLSATVEDPAAIAHLLARHPDPCEVLLADPGPAPDIAMLTTEEAPPWSGGGAAYAIPAVLEQVRRHRTTLIFHNTRAQAEIFFHNLWLANDDSLPIGIHHGSLDRQQRARVEAAMVAGELRAIVCTGSLDLGIDWGDVDLVIQIGAPKNVKRLVQRIGRANHRYNAPSKALLVPANRFEVVECVAALDAVRQGSLDGEPRGHGPRDVLCQHILITAAAGPFSADALFEEVRTVGAYADLSRAAFDACLDFCATGGYALRAYDRWQRLMKRPDGLWQLRDPRAAQRIRMNIGTIQDTDTLKVRMRSRDGGTPLGEIEEGFAASLSHGDTFLIGGRIVRYESLRESFVEVARDAAKKPRIATFMGTKFATSTQLSARIVEMFQQPSWPELPPHTAQWLELQREVSRLPEPGRLLIESFPHDRQRQTAVYGFAGRNGQQTLGLLLTKRMEELGLHPLGFLATDYGTLIWGLEAITDPAPLFDLAALREGLDSWLAGNAVMKRTFRASATIAGLIERNTPSARRTGRQAMFSSDILYDTLARYDPDHLMMQITREEAMRGLVDFGRIEEMMARIGDRIDVVQLDRVSPLAAPMLLEMGRVPIHGAADERLLAEESARLMADSGLDRITPPSSQKPKWRVGW; from the coding sequence ATGGCCGCCCTGCCCCCTGTCCTGTCGAACTGGTTCGCGACGCGCGGATGGCATGTGCATCCGCACCAGCAGGCGATGCTGGAGCGCGCCGATGCGCCGGCGCTCCTGCTGATCGCGCCCACCGGCGGGGGCAAGACGCTCGCGGGGTTCCTGCCGACGCTGGCGGATCTGGCCGCGGATCCACGTGCCGGGCTGCATACGCTTTACGTGTCCCCGCTGAAGGCGCTGGCGGCGGATATCCGGCGCAACCTGAGCGCGCCGGTGGCGGAGATGGACCTGCCCATCCGGATCGGTGACAGGACCGGAGACACCAGCGCGACCGAGAAGAAGCGCCAGCGCGCCGATCCGCCGCATATCCTGCTGACCACGCCCGAAAGCCTTGCCCTGCTGACCTCCTACGAGGATGCGCCGAGGATGTTCTCGGGGCTGAAGCGGGTGGTGGTCGACGAGATCCACGCGCTGGCGGAATCCAAGCGCGGCGACCAGCTGATGCTGGCGCTCGGGCGGCTTCAGCGCCTCTGCCCCGGCCTGCGGCGCGTGGGGCTGTCGGCCACGGTAGAGGATCCGGCCGCAATCGCGCATCTGCTGGCGCGCCATCCCGACCCCTGCGAGGTGCTGCTGGCCGATCCGGGCCCCGCGCCCGACATCGCGATGCTGACCACCGAAGAGGCGCCGCCCTGGTCCGGCGGCGGGGCGGCCTATGCAATCCCCGCCGTTCTCGAGCAGGTGCGCAGGCACAGAACCACGCTTATCTTTCACAACACCCGCGCACAGGCCGAAATCTTCTTTCACAACCTCTGGCTTGCCAACGACGACAGCCTGCCGATCGGCATCCATCACGGCTCGCTCGACCGCCAGCAGCGCGCGCGGGTCGAGGCGGCGATGGTGGCAGGCGAGTTGCGGGCCATCGTCTGTACCGGAAGCCTCGATCTGGGGATCGACTGGGGCGACGTGGATCTGGTGATCCAGATCGGCGCCCCCAAGAACGTCAAGCGCCTGGTACAGCGCATCGGCCGGGCCAATCACCGCTACAACGCCCCCTCGAAGGCGCTGCTGGTCCCGGCGAACCGGTTCGAGGTCGTGGAATGCGTCGCCGCGCTCGACGCGGTGCGCCAGGGCAGCCTCGATGGCGAGCCGCGGGGGCATGGACCGCGCGACGTGCTTTGCCAGCATATCCTGATCACCGCCGCCGCCGGGCCGTTCTCGGCGGATGCGCTTTTCGAGGAGGTGCGCACTGTCGGTGCCTATGCGGATCTGAGCCGTGCCGCCTTCGACGCCTGCCTCGATTTCTGCGCCACCGGTGGCTATGCGCTGAGGGCCTATGACCGATGGCAGCGCCTCATGAAGCGTCCCGACGGGCTCTGGCAGCTGCGAGATCCGCGGGCGGCTCAGCGCATCCGGATGAACATCGGGACGATCCAGGATACCGACACCCTCAAGGTGCGCATGCGAAGCCGCGATGGCGGCACGCCCCTTGGTGAAATCGAGGAGGGTTTCGCGGCCTCGCTCAGCCATGGCGACACCTTCCTGATCGGCGGGCGGATCGTGCGCTACGAAAGCCTGCGCGAGAGTTTCGTCGAGGTGGCGCGCGATGCGGCGAAGAAGCCCCGGATCGCCACTTTCATGGGGACGAAATTCGCGACATCCACGCAGCTCTCGGCCCGCATTGTCGAAATGTTCCAGCAGCCATCCTGGCCTGAACTGCCGCCCCATACCGCGCAATGGCTGGAACTCCAGCGCGAGGTCAGCCGGCTGCCCGAGCCGGGTCGTCTTCTGATCGAGAGCTTTCCCCATGACAGGCAGCGCCAGACGGCGGTCTACGGCTTCGCGGGGCGCAACGGGCAGCAGACGCTGGGCCTGTTGCTGACCAAGCGGATGGAAGAACTGGGGTTGCATCCGCTGGGCTTTCTCGCCACCGACTACGGCACGCTGATCTGGGGTCTCGAGGCCATCACGGATCCGGCGCCGCTCTTCGATCTCGCTGCCCTCAGGGAAGGGCTCGATAGCTGGCTTGCCGGAAACGCCGTGATGAAGCGGACGTTCCGGGCAAGCGCCACCATCGCGGGGCTGATCGAGCGCAACACCCCTTCGGCGCGCAGGACGGGGCGGCAGGCGATGTTCTCGTCGGACATCCTGTATGACACCCTGGCGCGATACGATCCGGATCATCTGATGATGCAGATCACGCGGGAAGAAGCGATGCGGGGCCTCGTCGATTTCGGTCGCATCGAGGAGATGATGGCCCGGATCGGGGACCGCATCGACGTCGTGCAACTCGATCGGGTCAGCCCGCTTGCCGCGCCGATGCTGCTGGAGATGGGACGCGTGCCGATCCACGGCGCCGCGGATGAACGCCTGCTTGCCGAGGAGTCTGCGCGGCTGATGGCCGACTCGGGCCTTGACCGGATCACCCCGCCGTCATCGCAGAAGCCGAAATGGCGGGTGGGCTGGTGA
- the pdeM gene encoding ligase-associated DNA damage response endonuclease PdeM produces MNSCCFTLRGAMLEALGSGALWWPERSLICVSDLHLGKSGRMARRGGMALPPYDTRDTLARLATDLERTAARLVVCLGDSFDDLAAAQELTEQERLWIAGLQAGRHWIWIEGNHDPGPVELGGTHLSTFREGPLTFRHIATPEAEGEISGHFHPKARICARGRTISRPAFLVDPSRVILPAYGTYTGGLRSQDAALSGLMRPDAHAILTGQSPVCVPMPR; encoded by the coding sequence ATGAACTCATGCTGCTTCACGCTCAGGGGCGCAATGCTCGAGGCGCTTGGCTCCGGGGCGCTCTGGTGGCCCGAGCGAAGCCTCATCTGCGTCTCGGACCTGCATCTTGGCAAGTCGGGGCGAATGGCCCGGCGCGGCGGCATGGCGCTGCCACCCTACGACACCCGGGACACGCTGGCGCGCCTGGCAACAGATCTCGAGCGGACGGCGGCGCGCCTTGTGGTCTGTCTGGGCGACAGCTTCGACGATCTTGCGGCGGCGCAGGAACTGACCGAGCAGGAGCGGCTCTGGATCGCAGGGCTGCAGGCCGGCCGGCACTGGATCTGGATCGAGGGAAATCACGATCCCGGCCCGGTTGAACTCGGGGGGACGCATCTGTCGACGTTCCGCGAAGGCCCGCTGACGTTCCGCCATATCGCAACGCCCGAGGCGGAGGGCGAGATATCGGGCCACTTCCATCCCAAGGCGCGGATCTGTGCCCGGGGCAGGACGATCTCGCGGCCCGCCTTCCTCGTCGACCCCAGCCGGGTGATCCTGCCTGCCTACGGCACCTATACCGGGGGGCTGCGCAGCCAGGACGCGGCGCTCAGCGGGCTGATGCGCCCCGATGCGCACGCCATCCTCACCGGGCAGAGCCCCGTCTGCGTTCCGATGCCGCGCTGA
- a CDS encoding PaaI family thioesterase, protein MIESVHSHILESFAAQTMMQTLGARLETVEEGRIVIAAPILPGSRQQHGFAHAGLTFSIGDSAAGYAALSVMPEDHEVLTAEMKINLLAPAKGDILRATGRVIKPGRRLIVVTAEVHALEAGRETLVAILQGTMVPLAP, encoded by the coding sequence ATGATCGAATCCGTTCATTCTCATATCCTGGAAAGCTTCGCGGCCCAGACGATGATGCAGACGCTTGGCGCCCGTCTGGAAACGGTCGAGGAAGGCCGCATCGTCATCGCGGCACCGATCCTGCCCGGCAGCCGCCAGCAGCACGGTTTCGCCCATGCAGGACTGACCTTTTCCATCGGCGACAGCGCAGCCGGCTATGCCGCGCTCTCGGTGATGCCCGAGGATCACGAGGTCCTGACCGCCGAAATGAAGATCAACCTTCTGGCTCCGGCGAAAGGCGACATCCTGCGGGCGACAGGACGCGTGATCAAGCCGGGCCGCCGCCTGATCGTCGTCACGGCGGAGGTTCATGCGCTCGAGGCTGGCCGCGAGACGCTTGTTGCGATCCTACAGGGCACGATGGTGCCGCTTGCGCCCTGA
- the folD gene encoding bifunctional methylenetetrahydrofolate dehydrogenase/methenyltetrahydrofolate cyclohydrolase FolD translates to MAADIIDGKAFAAKVRGEVADHVAKLVAQHGITPGLAVVLVGEDPASQVYVRSKGKMTVEVGMKSVERKLPADTGEAALLDVVRALNEDPEIHGILVQLPLPKHLDEDLVINAIDPAKDVDGFHISNVGLLGTGQKSMVPCTPLGCLMMLRDYHGSLSGMDAVVIGRSNIVGKPMAQLLLGDSCTVTIAHSRTKDLPAVVRRADIVVAAVGRPRMVPGDWIKPGATVIDVGINRIDMPDGKNRLVGDVDYESCAEVAGAITPVPGGVGPMTIACLLANTLTACCRANGLPEPAGLTA, encoded by the coding sequence ATGGCGGCGGATATCATTGATGGAAAGGCCTTTGCGGCAAAGGTGCGCGGAGAGGTCGCGGACCATGTCGCGAAGCTTGTCGCCCAGCACGGGATCACCCCGGGCCTCGCCGTGGTGCTCGTGGGCGAGGATCCGGCAAGCCAGGTCTACGTGCGTTCGAAGGGCAAGATGACTGTCGAGGTTGGCATGAAGTCGGTCGAGCGCAAGCTGCCCGCCGATACCGGTGAAGCGGCACTGCTCGATGTGGTGCGCGCGCTCAACGAAGACCCGGAGATCCACGGCATTCTCGTGCAGCTTCCGCTGCCGAAGCATCTGGATGAGGATCTCGTCATAAACGCGATCGACCCCGCCAAGGACGTCGACGGCTTTCACATCTCGAACGTGGGGCTCCTTGGCACCGGCCAGAAATCGATGGTGCCCTGCACCCCGCTTGGCTGCCTGATGATGCTGCGGGACTATCACGGATCGCTTTCGGGCATGGATGCCGTCGTCATCGGGCGTTCGAACATCGTCGGCAAGCCGATGGCCCAGCTGCTGCTAGGCGACAGCTGCACCGTGACCATTGCGCATTCGCGCACCAAAGACCTGCCGGCCGTCGTGCGCCGCGCCGATATCGTCGTCGCGGCCGTGGGCCGGCCACGGATGGTTCCGGGCGACTGGATCAAGCCGGGCGCCACGGTGATCGACGTCGGCATAAACCGCATCGACATGCCCGATGGCAAGAACCGCCTGGTGGGCGACGTGGACTACGAAAGCTGCGCCGAGGTCGCTGGCGCCATCACGCCAGTACCGGGCGGCGTGGGCCCGATGACGATCGCCTGCCTGCTTGCCAACACCCTGACCGCCTGCTGCCGGGCGAACGGCCTGCCGGAACCCGCTGGCCTGACGGCCTGA
- a CDS encoding formate--tetrahydrofolate ligase, giving the protein MAFKTDIEIAREARKKPIQEIGAKLGISSDDLLPYGHDKAKISQGFIDSVQDRPDGKLILVTAINPTPAGEGKTTTTVGLGDGLNRIGKKAAVCIREASLGPNFGMKGGAAGGGYAQIVPMEEMNLHFTGDFHAITSAHNLLAAMIDNHVYWGNELDIDIRRVVWRRVMDMNDRALREITCSLGGVANGFPREAGFDITVASEVMAILCLARNLEDLQKRLGDMIVAYRRDRTPVYCRDIKADGAMTVLLKDAMQPNLVQTLENNPAFVHGGPFANIAHGCNSVIATTTALKVADYVVTEAGFGADLGAEKFMNIKCRKAGLKPAVVVLVATVRAMKMNGGVAKADLGSENVEAVEKGCANLGRHIENVKSFGVPVVVAINHFVTDTDAEVEAVKRYVATQGAEAILCMHWAKGSEGIADLATRVAEIADADMSDFAPLYPDEMSLFEKVETVARKIYRADEVLMDQKLRKQLKDWEDQGYGTLPVCMAKTQYSFTTDPTLRGAPTNFSVPVREVRLSAGAGFVVVICGEIMTMPGLPKVPSAENIKLNADGDVEGLF; this is encoded by the coding sequence ATGGCTTTCAAGACCGACATCGAGATTGCACGCGAAGCTAGGAAGAAGCCGATCCAGGAGATCGGGGCCAAGCTGGGCATCTCCAGCGACGATCTGCTCCCCTACGGTCATGACAAGGCGAAAATCAGCCAGGGTTTCATCGATTCCGTTCAGGATCGTCCCGATGGCAAGCTGATCCTCGTGACCGCAATCAACCCGACCCCGGCGGGCGAGGGCAAGACGACCACGACCGTGGGGCTTGGCGATGGCCTGAACCGGATCGGCAAGAAGGCAGCCGTCTGCATCCGCGAGGCCTCGCTCGGGCCGAACTTCGGCATGAAGGGAGGCGCGGCGGGGGGAGGCTATGCCCAGATCGTTCCGATGGAAGAGATGAACCTCCATTTCACCGGCGACTTCCACGCGATCACGAGTGCCCACAACCTGCTGGCGGCCATGATCGACAACCATGTCTACTGGGGAAACGAGCTTGATATCGACATCCGCCGTGTCGTGTGGCGGCGGGTGATGGACATGAACGACCGCGCCCTGCGTGAGATCACCTGCTCGCTTGGCGGGGTCGCCAACGGGTTCCCGCGCGAGGCGGGTTTCGACATCACCGTGGCCTCCGAGGTCATGGCGATTCTCTGCCTGGCCAGGAACCTCGAGGATCTGCAAAAGCGCCTCGGCGACATGATCGTCGCCTACCGGCGAGACCGCACACCTGTCTATTGCCGCGACATCAAGGCCGACGGCGCCATGACCGTGCTGCTCAAGGACGCGATGCAGCCGAACCTCGTGCAGACGCTCGAGAACAATCCGGCCTTCGTGCACGGCGGGCCATTCGCCAATATCGCGCACGGATGCAACTCGGTCATCGCCACGACGACGGCTCTGAAGGTGGCGGATTACGTCGTGACCGAGGCGGGCTTCGGGGCGGATCTGGGCGCCGAGAAGTTCATGAACATAAAGTGCCGCAAGGCCGGACTGAAGCCTGCGGTCGTGGTCCTCGTGGCGACGGTGCGGGCGATGAAGATGAACGGGGGCGTGGCCAAGGCCGACCTCGGGAGTGAGAACGTGGAGGCGGTCGAGAAGGGCTGCGCGAATCTCGGGCGGCATATCGAGAACGTGAAGAGTTTTGGTGTTCCGGTGGTTGTCGCGATAAACCATTTCGTCACGGATACCGATGCCGAGGTGGAGGCGGTCAAGCGATACGTGGCGACGCAGGGGGCAGAGGCGATCCTCTGCATGCACTGGGCGAAGGGATCCGAAGGCATCGCGGACCTCGCGACGCGGGTGGCCGAGATTGCTGATGCGGACATGTCGGACTTCGCGCCCCTCTATCCCGACGAGATGAGCCTCTTCGAGAAGGTCGAGACGGTCGCGAGGAAGATCTATCGTGCCGACGAGGTGCTCATGGACCAGAAACTGCGCAAGCAGCTGAAGGACTGGGAAGATCAGGGCTATGGCACGCTGCCGGTCTGCATGGCAAAGACGCAGTACAGCTTCACCACGGATCCGACGCTGCGCGGTGCGCCGACGAATTTCTCGGTCCCGGTCCGCGAGGTCCGGCTGAGCGCGGGTGCCGGCTTCGTCGTGGTGATCTGCGGCGAGATCATGACAATGCCCGGTCTCCCCAAGGTGCCTTCGGCAGAGAACATCAAGCTCAATGCCGACGGTGACGTCGAGGGGCTTTTCTAG
- a CDS encoding MOSC domain-containing protein has product MPALKPTDFTGTVTWIGRVADSATTLRAEPLEEAMLEFAGIAGECHGGLTRPACSRVKAQYPRDTEIRNVRQLSVLSEEELAMIAQGMGLDRLDPALVGASIVIEGIPDFSHVPPSSRLQFSSGAAITVDMQNRPCVLPGREIEKDSPGYGSAFKRAAKGLRGVTAWVEREGPVATGDTVRLHVPDQRVWAYLGATAS; this is encoded by the coding sequence ATGCCTGCCCTCAAGCCCACCGATTTCACCGGCACCGTCACGTGGATCGGCCGCGTCGCCGACAGCGCAACGACGTTGCGCGCCGAGCCGCTCGAGGAAGCCATGCTCGAGTTCGCGGGGATCGCGGGGGAATGCCACGGTGGGCTGACGCGACCTGCCTGTTCGCGGGTGAAGGCGCAATATCCGCGCGACACCGAGATCCGCAATGTCCGCCAGCTTTCCGTCCTCTCGGAGGAAGAGCTTGCGATGATCGCGCAAGGCATGGGTCTCGACCGGCTGGACCCTGCCCTTGTGGGCGCCTCGATCGTCATCGAGGGAATCCCCGACTTCAGCCATGTCCCGCCCTCTTCCCGCCTGCAATTCTCCAGCGGCGCCGCGATCACCGTCGACATGCAGAACCGACCCTGCGTGCTGCCCGGCCGCGAGATCGAAAAAGACAGCCCGGGCTACGGCAGTGCTTTCAAACGCGCGGCGAAGGGACTGCGCGGCGTGACGGCCTGGGTCGAGCGGGAAGGACCCGTGGCCACCGGCGACACCGTCCGTCTGCATGTCCCGGACCAGCGCGTCTGGGCATATCTCGGGGCCACGGCAAGCTAG
- the ftsH gene encoding ATP-dependent zinc metalloprotease FtsH yields the protein MGNARNIAFWVVLFLLILALFNLFSGPGNTLQSREISYSEFVHAVEKGEVSNVTLDGEQVRFRRADGNDYVAIKPEDAEITTLLIDNDIPVRAEQQEQSGFQTFLMSLLPFLLLIGVWVYFMNRMQGGGKGGAMGFGKSKAKMLTEKHGRVTFDDVAGIDEAKEELEEIVEFLRNPQKFSRLGGKIPKGALLEGPPGTGKTLLARAIAGEAGVPFFTISGSDFVEMFVGVGASRVRDMFEQAKKNAPCIVFIDEIDAVGRHRGAGYGGGNDEREQTLNQLLVEMDGFEANEGVIIIAATNRKDVLDPALLRPGRFDRQVTVGNPDIKGREKILGVHARKTPLGPDVDLRIIARGTPGFSGADLANLVNEAALGAARVGRRFVAMIDFENAKDKIMMGAERRSMVMTAEQKEMTAYHEAGHALVGMTLPKCDPVYKATIIPRGGALGMVMSLPEMDRLNMFKDECHQRLAMTMAGKAAEIHKYGPEAVSNGPAGDIQQASALARAMVLRWGMSDKVGNIDYSEAAEGYTGATGGFSVSANTKELVEQEVQRFIQDGYEWAMRIIKEREVEFERLAQGLLEYETLTGEEIGRVMNGEPPVPPADQDGGMPAEIPQPSVTGIPKAKAKKPPAGGGMEPEPSA from the coding sequence TTGGGTAACGCGCGCAACATAGCCTTCTGGGTTGTCCTGTTCCTTCTGATCCTGGCGTTGTTCAATCTGTTCAGCGGTCCCGGGAACACGCTGCAAAGCCGCGAGATCAGCTATTCCGAGTTCGTCCATGCGGTCGAGAAGGGCGAAGTCAGCAATGTGACCCTCGATGGCGAGCAGGTGCGCTTCCGGCGCGCCGACGGCAACGATTACGTGGCGATCAAGCCCGAGGATGCCGAGATCACAACCCTGCTGATCGACAACGACATTCCCGTTCGGGCGGAGCAGCAGGAGCAGTCCGGCTTCCAGACTTTCCTGATGTCGCTTCTGCCCTTCCTGCTGCTGATCGGCGTCTGGGTCTATTTCATGAACAGGATGCAGGGCGGCGGCAAGGGCGGCGCGATGGGCTTTGGCAAGTCAAAGGCCAAGATGCTGACCGAAAAGCACGGTCGCGTTACCTTTGACGATGTGGCGGGCATCGACGAGGCGAAGGAAGAACTCGAGGAGATCGTCGAGTTCCTGCGCAACCCGCAGAAATTCTCTCGCCTCGGCGGAAAGATCCCCAAGGGCGCGCTTCTCGAAGGGCCTCCGGGCACCGGCAAGACGCTTCTGGCGCGCGCCATCGCGGGCGAGGCGGGGGTGCCCTTCTTCACGATCTCGGGTTCGGACTTCGTCGAGATGTTCGTGGGTGTGGGCGCGTCGCGCGTGCGCGACATGTTCGAGCAGGCCAAGAAGAACGCCCCCTGTATCGTCTTCATCGACGAGATAGATGCAGTCGGTCGTCACCGCGGCGCGGGCTACGGCGGGGGCAATGACGAGCGCGAACAGACGCTGAACCAGCTTCTGGTCGAGATGGACGGTTTCGAGGCCAATGAGGGCGTGATCATCATCGCTGCCACCAACCGCAAGGACGTGCTCGATCCCGCGCTGCTGCGCCCGGGTCGTTTCGACCGGCAGGTGACCGTCGGCAACCCCGACATCAAGGGCCGCGAGAAGATCCTCGGCGTGCATGCGCGCAAGACCCCGCTGGGGCCGGACGTCGACCTGCGCATCATCGCGCGCGGCACGCCGGGCTTCTCGGGTGCCGACCTCGCCAATCTCGTGAACGAGGCTGCGCTCGGCGCGGCGCGGGTGGGCCGTCGCTTCGTGGCGATGATCGACTTCGAGAATGCCAAGGACAAGATCATGATGGGTGCCGAGCGGCGTTCGATGGTCATGACCGCCGAGCAGAAGGAAATGACCGCCTATCACGAGGCGGGCCATGCGCTGGTGGGCATGACGCTGCCGAAATGCGATCCGGTCTACAAGGCGACGATCATTCCGCGCGGCGGCGCGCTCGGCATGGTCATGAGCCTGCCCGAGATGGACCGGCTCAACATGTTCAAGGACGAGTGCCACCAGCGGCTTGCGATGACGATGGCGGGCAAGGCGGCGGAGATCCACAAATACGGCCCGGAAGCGGTTTCGAACGGTCCGGCAGGCGATATCCAGCAAGCCTCGGCCCTGGCGCGCGCGATGGTTCTGCGTTGGGGAATGTCCGACAAGGTCGGCAATATCGACTACTCCGAAGCGGCCGAGGGTTACACCGGCGCGACGGGCGGTTTCTCGGTATCCGCCAATACCAAGGAGCTTGTCGAACAGGAGGTCCAGAGGTTCATTCAGGACGGCTATGAATGGGCGATGAGGATCATCAAGGAACGCGAGGTCGAGTTCGAACGCCTGGCGCAGGGTCTTCTGGAATACGAGACGCTTACGGGCGAAGAGATCGGCCGCGTGATGAATGGCGAACCTCCGGTCCCGCCGGCGGATCAGGATGGCGGCATGCCTGCCGAAATCCCCCAGCCCAGCGTGACCGGTATTCCCAAGGCCAAGGCCAAGAAGCCGCCGGCGGGTGGTGGGATGGAGCCCGAACCCTCGGCCTGA
- the tilS gene encoding tRNA lysidine(34) synthetase TilS — protein sequence MTGPLAGEVARFLPETDHGPLGIAVSGGSDSLALLLLVSEIWPARDLAAVTVDHGLRPESGGEARVVGDICKELGIDHEVLRWQGWDGKGNLQERARRARYALMAGWAHGRGIGGIALGHTLDDQAETVLMRLARGSGVDGLSAMAPRSTRDGMLWLRPMLTLRRQELRDHLTARGLRWVDDPSNDDRRFDRVRVRAAMAALEELGIGAGALAAVAGRMQAAREVLESQVAETAGSIARPDAGAVVLQADGFRALPDEIARRLLRQALRFVSGSIHGPRHAPLELMLGSLRQGRGATVDGCQSVVARGAIWIFREYEAVRSLVCPADHLWDGRWRAQNASAGSRESSELELRALGPAGLSHCPDWRETGRPRTALLASPAIWRGDALVAAPFAGRPGGWTIRDETPTGSFVCTGKSH from the coding sequence GTGACCGGACCGCTCGCCGGCGAGGTCGCACGTTTCCTTCCCGAGACGGACCACGGCCCTCTTGGGATTGCGGTATCGGGCGGCAGCGATTCGCTCGCCCTTCTGCTTCTTGTCTCCGAGATCTGGCCGGCCCGGGATCTGGCTGCCGTGACGGTCGACCACGGGTTGCGCCCCGAAAGTGGCGGCGAGGCCAGGGTCGTCGGTGATATCTGCAAGGAACTCGGCATCGATCATGAGGTGCTGCGCTGGCAGGGGTGGGACGGAAAGGGAAACCTTCAGGAGCGCGCCCGCCGCGCCCGCTATGCACTGATGGCAGGCTGGGCGCATGGCCGTGGCATCGGAGGCATTGCCCTTGGCCACACGCTCGACGATCAGGCCGAAACGGTTCTCATGCGGCTCGCGCGGGGGTCCGGTGTCGACGGACTTTCGGCAATGGCGCCACGAAGCACGCGCGACGGCATGCTATGGCTCAGGCCGATGTTGACCCTCCGGCGGCAGGAGCTCAGGGACCATCTGACGGCGCGGGGATTGCGCTGGGTCGACGACCCCAGCAATGACGACAGGCGTTTCGACAGGGTGCGCGTGCGTGCCGCGATGGCTGCGCTCGAGGAGCTCGGCATCGGGGCCGGCGCACTGGCGGCGGTCGCGGGGCGGATGCAGGCGGCCCGCGAGGTTCTGGAGTCGCAGGTCGCCGAGACCGCGGGCTCGATCGCCCGTCCCGACGCCGGTGCGGTCGTGTTGCAGGCGGATGGTTTTCGCGCATTGCCGGACGAGATCGCGCGGCGATTGCTGCGGCAGGCGCTGCGTTTTGTAAGCGGATCGATCCACGGGCCCCGCCACGCGCCGCTCGAGCTGATGCTCGGCTCCCTCCGCCAGGGCAGGGGGGCGACGGTGGACGGCTGTCAATCGGTTGTGGCACGCGGCGCGATCTGGATCTTCCGCGAGTACGAAGCCGTGCGGTCGCTTGTCTGTCCGGCGGATCATCTGTGGGATGGCCGCTGGAGGGCGCAGAACGCCAGCGCCGGGAGCCGTGAATCCTCGGAGCTTGAACTGCGCGCCCTTGGCCCGGCCGGCCTTTCGCACTGCCCCGATTGGCGCGAGACCGGGAGGCCGCGAACGGCTCTGCTGGCCTCGCCTGCAATCTGGCGGGGGGACGCTCTCGTGGCTGCACCGTTCGCCGGACGGCCCGGAGGGTGGACCATCCGCGACGAAACGCCCACGGGGTCATTCGTTTGCACAGGAAAATCGCATTGA